The following are encoded together in the Onychostoma macrolepis isolate SWU-2019 chromosome 03, ASM1243209v1, whole genome shotgun sequence genome:
- the mrps34 gene encoding 28S ribosomal protein S34, mitochondrial — MVKKKRLRLIAEMARKIRAYRELKNRPQDSQRYALDYDTMTRPFTGKKLPVLAWKDVRQETRLFTLLAGMRMFGVGRLFTRKSWLDEHTEPSYWKITKVKVDYTAEKMDHGKAWGVLTFKGKEEPGEREVDKVMYHDWRLVPKHEEEVFKRCEPVPEPPVRYARYPPLLRAMILAQQAKQLGVDASTIPEPTLPLKWDVLLKNEYFKKQGEKKKQEGTPV; from the exons ATGGTAAAGAAAAAGCGTCTGAGGCTTATAGCCGAGATGGCACGGAAGATCCGGGCCTACCGGGAGCTGAAGAATCGACCCCAGGACTCTCAGCGCTATGCGCTGGACTACGACACCATGACACGACCCTTCACTGGCAAAAAGCTGCCAGTGTTGGCTTGGAAAGATGTGCGGCAAGAAACACGCCTCTTTACGTTACTGGCTGGCATGCGCATGTTTGGTGTGGGTCGACTCTTTACACGCAAGTCATGGCTGGACGAGCATACAGAGCCAAGCTACTGGAAAATAACAAAAGTCAAGGTGGATTATACAGCAGAG AAAATGGATCATGGGAAAGCATGGGGCGTTCTAACATTTAAAG GTAAAGAGGAGCCCGGAGAGCGTGAAGTGGATAAGGTGATGTACCATGACTGGAGACTGGTGCCTAAACATGAAGAAGAGGTCTTCAAACGCTGTGAACCCGTCCCTGAGCCTCCTGTGCGTTATGCGAGATACCCGCCTCTCCTGCGTGCGATGATCCTGGCCCAGCAAGCCAAGCAGCTGGGTGTGGATGCCAGCACTATCCCAGAGCCCACTCTCCCATTGAAATGGGATGTCCTGCTCAAAAATGAGTACTTCAAGAAACAGGGTGAGAAGAAGAAACAAGAGGGTACACCTGTCTGA